In Leptolyngbya sp. NIES-2104, the genomic window TCAAAATCTTCAGGTTTGAATTCGCTCAATGCGATCGAGGTCTGATCGGTGATATCAATTCCAACTTCTGACATCACTGCGATCGCAACTGGATTGACTTGACTCGCTTCTAATCCCGAACTTGTCACCTCAATCTTTCCGGCTCCAAACTTCTTCGCAAATCCTTCTGCCATTTGCGATCGCGCCGAATTCTTTTTGCAAACAAACATCACCCGTTTCATACACAATCCTTAAAGTTATTCGACAACTGACGATATACAAGCACCGCAATCTGAGCACCTAAAATCGGTGCT contains:
- the arsC gene encoding arsenate reductase, glutathione/glutaredoxin type — its product is MFVCKKNSARSQMAEGFAKKFGAGKIEVTSSGLEASQVNPVAIAVMSEVGIDITDQTSIALSEFKPEDFDVVISLCGCGVNLPTEWVLREVFEDWQLDDPAEQPEIFPRVRDEVKERVIKLVEKL